A stretch of Bordetella petrii DNA encodes these proteins:
- a CDS encoding arginine/lysine/ornithine decarboxylase, with amino-acid sequence MKFRFPIFIIDEDYRSENASGLGIRALATAIEAEGVEVIGVTSYGDLSSFAQQQSRASAFILSIDDEEFDVDSPEDVAGAIKKLRAFIGELRFRNADIPIYLYGETRTSEHIPNDILRELHGFIHMFEDTPEFVARHIIREARSYVDGLPPPFFRELVNYAQDGSYSWHCPGHSGGVAFLKSPVGQMFHQFFGENMLRADVCNAVDELGQLLDHTGPVAESELNAARIFHADHCFFVTNGTSTSNKVVWHANVAAGDVVVVDRNCHKSILHAITMTGAIPVFLRPTRNHLGIIGPIPLEEFDPENIKKKIEANPFAREAANKKPRILTLTQSTYDGVIYNVEMIKKQLGDYVDTLHFDEAWLPHASFHEFYQDMHAIGQGRPRPQQPMVFATHSTHKLLAGISQASQIIVQESETRKLDRNVFNEAYLMHTSTSPQYAIIASCDVAAAMMEPPGGTALVEESIREALDFRRAMRKVESEFGKNDWWFKVWGPNRLVSEGIGNRDDWVLEANDHWHGFGELADGFNMLDPIKATVITPGLDMSGSFGETGIPAALVSKYLTEHGVVVEKTGLYSFFILFTIGITKGRWNTLLTALQQFKDDYDRNQPLWRILPEFCRDHRRYERMGLRDLCQQIHESYRTKDVARLTTEMYLSDMVPALKPSDAFARMAHREVERVEIDQLEGRVTGVLLTPYPPGIPLLIPGERFNRTIVQYLQFAREFNESYPGFETYIHGLAEDTAPDGSKRYYVDCLIED; translated from the coding sequence ATGAAATTCCGCTTCCCCATTTTCATCATCGACGAAGACTATCGTTCCGAGAATGCCTCGGGCCTGGGGATTCGCGCGCTGGCCACGGCCATCGAGGCCGAGGGCGTCGAGGTGATCGGCGTCACCAGCTATGGCGACCTGAGCTCGTTCGCCCAGCAGCAGAGCCGCGCCAGCGCGTTCATCCTGTCGATCGACGATGAAGAGTTCGACGTCGATTCGCCCGAAGACGTGGCGGGCGCCATCAAGAAGCTGCGCGCCTTCATAGGCGAGCTGCGCTTTCGCAACGCCGACATCCCCATCTACCTGTACGGCGAGACGCGCACGTCCGAGCACATTCCCAACGACATCCTGCGCGAGCTGCACGGCTTCATCCACATGTTCGAGGACACGCCCGAATTCGTGGCGCGCCACATCATCCGCGAAGCCCGCAGCTACGTCGACGGCCTGCCGCCGCCGTTCTTCCGCGAGCTGGTCAATTACGCGCAAGACGGATCCTATTCGTGGCACTGCCCGGGCCATTCGGGCGGCGTGGCGTTCCTGAAGAGCCCGGTGGGGCAGATGTTCCACCAGTTTTTCGGCGAAAACATGCTGCGCGCCGACGTCTGCAACGCCGTGGACGAGCTGGGCCAGCTGCTCGACCACACCGGCCCGGTGGCCGAATCCGAACTGAACGCGGCGCGCATCTTCCATGCCGACCACTGTTTCTTCGTGACCAACGGCACCTCCACGTCCAACAAGGTCGTGTGGCATGCCAACGTGGCCGCCGGCGACGTGGTGGTGGTCGACCGCAACTGCCACAAGTCGATTCTGCATGCCATCACCATGACGGGCGCGATTCCGGTGTTCCTGCGGCCCACCCGCAACCACCTGGGCATCATCGGGCCGATTCCGCTCGAAGAATTCGACCCCGAAAACATCAAGAAGAAAATCGAGGCCAACCCGTTCGCGCGCGAAGCCGCCAACAAGAAGCCGCGCATCCTGACGCTGACGCAAAGCACCTACGACGGCGTCATCTATAACGTCGAGATGATCAAGAAGCAGCTGGGCGACTACGTCGACACCCTGCATTTCGACGAGGCCTGGCTGCCGCACGCGTCGTTCCACGAGTTCTACCAGGACATGCACGCCATCGGCCAGGGCCGCCCGCGCCCGCAGCAGCCGATGGTGTTCGCCACGCACTCCACCCACAAGCTGCTGGCCGGCATTTCGCAGGCCTCGCAGATCATCGTGCAGGAATCCGAGACCCGCAAGCTCGACCGCAACGTGTTCAACGAGGCGTACCTGATGCACACCTCCACCTCGCCGCAGTACGCCATTATTGCGTCCTGCGACGTGGCGGCGGCCATGATGGAGCCTCCCGGCGGCACCGCGCTGGTGGAAGAAAGCATCCGCGAAGCCCTGGATTTCCGCCGCGCCATGCGCAAGGTGGAATCCGAATTCGGCAAGAACGACTGGTGGTTCAAGGTCTGGGGGCCCAACCGCCTGGTGTCCGAAGGCATCGGCAACCGCGACGACTGGGTGCTGGAAGCCAACGACCACTGGCACGGCTTTGGCGAGCTGGCCGACGGCTTCAACATGCTGGACCCGATCAAGGCCACCGTGATCACCCCGGGGCTGGACATGTCGGGCAGCTTCGGCGAAACCGGAATCCCGGCCGCGCTGGTGTCCAAATACCTGACCGAGCACGGCGTGGTGGTCGAAAAGACCGGCCTGTATTCGTTCTTCATCCTGTTCACCATCGGCATCACCAAGGGCCGCTGGAACACGCTGCTGACCGCCCTGCAGCAATTCAAGGACGACTACGACCGCAACCAGCCGCTGTGGCGCATTCTGCCGGAATTCTGCCGCGACCATCGCCGCTACGAGCGCATGGGCCTGCGCGACCTGTGCCAGCAGATCCACGAGTCGTATCGCACCAAGGACGTGGCCCGCCTGACCACCGAGATGTACCTGAGCGACATGGTGCCGGCGCTCAAGCCGTCCGACGCCTTCGCCCGCATGGCGCACCGCGAGGTCGAGCGCGTCGAGATCGACCAGCTCGAAGGCCGCGTTACCGGCGTGCTGCTGACGCCGTACCCGCCGGGCATTCCGCTGCTGATCCCGGGCGAGCGCTTTAACCGCACCATCGTGCAGTACCTGCAGTTCGCCCGCGAATTCAACGAAAGCTACCCCGGCTTCGAAACCTACATCCACGGCCTGGCCGAAGATACCGCGCCCGACGGATCCAAGCGGTACTACGTGGACTGCCTGATCGAAGACTGA
- a CDS encoding VOC family protein, with amino-acid sequence MQVLINIDVDDLDRAIQFYRDAFGLEVTRRFGGDGAELAGAGAPIYLLRKAQGSRPAGAVAGGRDYARHWTPVHLDFVVDDVDAAVDAAVAAGATLEDPPHTHAWGRIAHLCDPFGHGLCILQFTDQGYDAISTVENNPP; translated from the coding sequence ATGCAAGTGCTGATCAATATCGATGTCGACGACCTGGACCGGGCCATCCAGTTTTATCGCGATGCATTCGGCCTGGAAGTCACGCGCCGCTTCGGCGGCGACGGCGCCGAACTGGCGGGCGCCGGCGCGCCCATTTACCTGCTGCGCAAGGCCCAGGGGTCGCGGCCGGCCGGCGCCGTGGCGGGCGGCCGCGACTACGCGCGCCACTGGACGCCGGTGCACCTGGACTTTGTGGTGGACGATGTCGACGCCGCGGTCGACGCCGCGGTGGCGGCCGGCGCCACGCTGGAAGACCCGCCGCACACGCACGCCTGGGGGCGCATTGCCCATTTGTGCGACCCGTTCGGCCACGGACTGTGCATCCTGCAGTTCACGGACCAGGGTTACGATGCGATTTCCACTGTAGAAAACAACCCGCCATGA
- the dcd gene encoding dCTP deaminase: MSIKSDRWIRRAAEAGMIEPFEAGQVRTANGGRIVSYGTSSYGYDVRCADEFKIFTNINSTIVDPKQFDEKSFVDFKGDVCIIPPNSFALARTVEYFRIPRSVLTICLGKSTYARCGIIVNVTPLEPEWEGHVTLEFSNTTPLPAKIYAGEGCAQMLFLESDEVCETSYRDRGGKYQGQRGVTLPRT, encoded by the coding sequence ATGAGCATCAAAAGCGACCGCTGGATCCGCCGCGCGGCCGAAGCCGGCATGATCGAACCCTTCGAGGCCGGCCAGGTCCGCACCGCCAATGGCGGCCGTATCGTCAGCTATGGCACCAGCAGCTACGGCTACGACGTGCGCTGCGCCGACGAATTCAAGATTTTCACCAACATCAATTCCACCATCGTCGACCCCAAGCAGTTCGACGAGAAATCGTTCGTCGATTTCAAGGGCGATGTCTGCATCATCCCGCCCAATTCGTTCGCGCTGGCGCGCACGGTGGAATACTTCCGCATCCCGCGCAGCGTGCTCACCATCTGCCTGGGCAAAAGCACCTACGCGCGCTGCGGCATCATCGTCAACGTCACGCCGCTCGAACCCGAATGGGAAGGGCACGTCACGCTCGAGTTTTCCAACACCACGCCGCTGCCCGCCAAGATCTACGCCGGCGAAGGCTGCGCGCAAATGCTGTTCCTGGAAAGCGACGAAGTCTGCGAAACCTCGTACCGCGACCGTGGCGGCAAATACCAGGGCCAGCGCGGCGTCACGCTGCCGCGCACCTGA